One part of the Phacochoerus africanus isolate WHEZ1 chromosome 7, ROS_Pafr_v1, whole genome shotgun sequence genome encodes these proteins:
- the MRTFA gene encoding myocardin-related transcription factor A isoform X2, which yields MTLLEPEMLMMAVQSVLQLKLQQRRTREELVSQGIMPPLKSPAAFHEQRRSLERARTEDYLKRKIRSRPERSELVRMHILEETSAEPSLQAKQLKLKRARLADDLNEKIAQRPGPMELVEKNILPVESSLKEAIIVGQVNYPKVADSSSFDEDSSDALSPEQPASHESQGSVPSPLEARGSESLPTATSVSPTQVVSQLPVGPESGETLFLAEQPPLPPSLSSGTAVPTKPLPTLIKQSQPKSAGEKSQRSKKAKELKPKVKKLKYHQYIPPDQKQDKGAPPMDSSYAKILQQQQLFLQLQILNQQQQQHYNYQTILPAPPKPAGEALGNGGAPPTRSLSTSSSASSGAPGPSGLVRQNSTSLAGKPGTLPANLDDMKVAELKQELKLRSLPVSGTKTDLIERLRAYQEHVSPAPGVPKAPATASILPKAGEVVVAFPAARLSTGPALMAAGLAPAEVVVATVTSNGVVKFGSTGSTPPVSPTPSERSLLSTGDENSTPGDTFGEMVTSPLTQLTLQASPLQILVKEESPRAGPCCLSPGARAELEGRDKDQMLQEKDKQIEELTRMLRQKQQLVEWLRLQLEQEKRAQQPAPAPAPAPAPAPDPTPTPDPDPALATPGAPVKQENSFASCQLSRPPPGPDHPFSSSLAAPTAHHVDTCALVPPARVVKQEAVRAPAQATLGTTVKQENSFSSCQLSRQPPGPGHPLSPGLAATTTHHIDTCALMPPAMVVKQEAVRAPAPASLGTAVKQENSFSSCQLSRQPPGPGHPFSPSLAAPAAHHADTCALVPPARVVKQEAVPPEPEPAPAPQLLLGPQGPSLIKGVTPPTLITDSTGTHLVLTATNKNADSPGLASRSPQQPSSQPGSPAPGPPAQMDLEHPPQPLFGTPASLPKKEPPGYEEAVSQQPRQQENASSSQQMDDLFDILIQSGEISADFKEPGKEKSPSTTGACRSPLAAQPSPSAELPQAAPPPSGSPALPGRLEDFLESSTGLPLLTGGHEGPEPLSLIDDLHSQMLSSSAILDHPPSPMDTSELHFAPEPSSVGLDLADGHLDGMDWLELSSGGPVLSLAPLSTTAPSLFSTDFLDGHDLQLHWDSCL from the exons TGCTGCAGTTGAAGCTCCAGCAGCGCCGGACGCGGGAGGAACTCGTGAGCCAAGGGATCATGCCGC CTTTGAAAAGTCCAGCTGCATTTCATGAGCAGAGAAGGAGCTTGGAGCGGGCCAGG ACAGAGGACTATCTGAAACGGAAGATTCGTTCCCGGCCGGAGAGATCGGAGCTGGTCAGGATGCACATTTTGGAAG AGACCTCGGCTGAGCCTTCCCTCCAGGCCAAACAGCTGAAGCTGAAGAGAGCCAGGCTGGCCGATGACCTCAACGAGAAGATTGCACAGAGGCCTGGCCCCATGGAGCTGGTGGAGAAGAATATCCTGCCTGTGGAGTCCAGCCTGAAGGAAGCCATCATTG TGGGACAGGTAAACTACCCGAAAGTAGCGGACAGCTCTTCCTTTGATGAGGACAGCAGTGACGCCTTATCGCCTGAGCAGCCTGCCAGCCATGAGTCCCAGGGCTCAGTGCCATCACCCCTGGAAGCCCGAGGCAGCGAGTCCCTGCCCACTGCCACCTCCGTGTCCCCCACTCAG gTTGTGTCTCAACTCCCGGTGGGCCCGGAGTCCGGGGAAACGCTGTTCCTGGCGGAGcagccccctctgcctcccagcctcAGCAGCGGAACTGCCGTCCCCACCAAGCCCCTCCCCACGCTCATTAAG CAAAGCCAACCCAAGTCTGCCGGTGAGAAGTCACAACGCAGCAAGAAAGCCAAGGAGCTGAAGCCAAAGGTGAAGAAGCTCAAGTACCACCAGTACATCCCCCCGGACCAAAAGCAGGACAAGGGGGCGCCGCCCATGGACTCCTCCTATGCCAAgatcctgcagcagcagcagctcttcctgcagctccagatcctcaaccagcagcagcagcagcactacAACTACCAGACCATCCTGCCCGCCCCGCCCAA GCCAGCGGGCGAGGCTCTGGGAAATGGTGGGGCCCCCCCTACACGCAGCCTTTCCACCAGCAGCAGCGCCAGCTCGGGTGCCCCTGGGCCCAGTGGGCTGGTCCGTCAGAACAGCACCTCGCTGGCGGGGAAGCCAGGGACCCTGCCTGCTAACCTGGACGACATGAAG GTGGCAGAGCTGAAGCAAGAGCTGAAGTTGCGGTCACTGCCCGTTTCGGGCACCAAGACAGACCTGATTGAGCGCCTGCGTGCCTACCAGGAGCACGTCAGCCCTGCCCCCGGAGTGCCCAAGGCCCCCGCCACCGCCTCCATCCTGCCCAAGGCTGGCGAGGTGGTGGTGGCCTTCCCTGCGGCCCGGCTGAGCACGGGGCCCGCCCTGATGGCAGCGGGCCTGGCCCCGGCTGAGGTGGTGGTGGCCACGGTGACCAGCAATGGCGTGGTGAAATTCGGCAGCACGGGCTCCACACCCCCCGTGTCTCCTACGCCCTCGGAGCGTTCACTGCTCAGCACAGGCGACGAGAACTCCACGCCTGGGGACACCTTTGGTGAGATGGTGACGTCGCCGCTGACCCAGCTCACCCTGCAGGCCTCGCCGCTGCAGATCCTCGTGAAGGAGGAGAGCCCCCGGGCCGGGCCCTGCTGTCTGAGCCCTGGGGCGCGGGCCGAGCTGGAGGGGCGGGACAAGGACCAGATGCTGCAGGAGAAGGACAAGCAGATCGAGGAGCTGACACGCATGCTCCGGCAGAAGCAGCAGCTGGTGGAGTGGCTCCGGCTGCAGCTGGAGCAGGAGAAGCGGGCCCAGCAGCCTGCGccagccccggccccggccccggcccctgcCCCAGACCCTACCCCAACCCCAGACCCAGACCCGGCCCTGGCCACCCCCGGCGCCCCAGTGAAGCAGGAGAACAGCTTTGCCAGTTGCCAGCTGAGCAGGCCGCCCCCAGGCCCCGACCACCCCTTCAGTTCCAGCCTGGCCGCCCCCACTGCCCACCATGTAGACACTTGTGCCCTGGTGCCCCCGGCCAGGGTGGTGAAGCAGGAAGCTGTGCGGGCACCCGCCCAAGCCACCCTCGGCACCACCGTGAAGCAAGAGAACAGCTTCTCCAGCTGCCAACTGAGCAGGCAGCCCCCGGGCCCTGGTCACCCCCTCAGTCCCGGCCTGGCggccaccaccacccaccacatAGACACTTGTGCCCTCATGCCCCCAGCCATGGTGGTGAAGCAGGAAGCCGTGcgggccccggccccggcctcTCTTGGCACCGCCGTGAAGCAGGAGAACAGCTTCTCCAGCTGCCAACTGAGCAGGCAGCCCCCAGGCCCTGGTCACCCCTTCAGCCCCAGCCTAGCAGCCCCCGCTGCCCACCACGCAGACACTTGTGCCCTGGTGCCCCCAGCCAGGGTGGTGAAGCAGGAAGCCGTGCCGCCTGAGCCTGaaccagcccctgccccccagctgcTTCTGGGCCCACAGGGCCCCAGCCTCATCAAGGGGGTCACGCCTCCCACGCTCATCACTGACTCCACAGGGACCCACCTTGTCCTCACCGCGACCAATAAGAATGCAGACAGCCCGGGCCTGGCCAGCAGGAGTCCCCAGCAG CCTTCGTCCCAGCCTGGTTCTCCAGCTCCCGGCCCACCAGCCCAGATGGACCTGGAGCACCCACCACAGCCCCTTTTTGGGACCCCTGCGTCTCTGCCAAAGAAGGAGCCCCCGGGCTATGAGGAAGCCGTGAGCCAGCAGCCCAGACAGCAG GAAAATGCTTCCTCAAGCCAGCAGATGGATGACCTGTTTGACATCCTGATTCAGAGCGGAG AGATTTCAGCAGATTTCAAGGAACCAGGGAAGGAGAAGTCCCCCTCAACGACAGGAGCCTGCAGGTCACCCCTGGCCGCACAGCCCTCGCCCTCCGCCGAGCTCCCTCAGGCCGCCCCACCTCCCTCGGGCTCACCGGCCCTCCCTGGGCGcctggaggacttcctggagagCAGCACAGGGCTGCCCCTGCTGACGGGCGGGCACGAGGGGCCAGAGCCCCTCTCCCTCATCGACGACCTCCACAGCCAGATGCTGAGCAGCTCTGCCATCCTggaccaccccccctcccccatggacACCTCGGAATTGCACTTTGCACCTGAGCCCAGCAGCGTGGGCCTGGACCTGGCCGACGGCCACCTGGACGGCATGGACTGGCTGGAGCTGTCGTCAGGCGGGCCCGTGCTCagcctggccccgctcagcacCACGGCCCCCAGCCTCTTCTCCACGGACTTCCTCGATGGCCATGACCTACAGCTGCACTGGGACTCCTGCTTGTAG
- the MRTFA gene encoding myocardin-related transcription factor A isoform X1, producing MGIVNKVAITKAKVDFSSVVCLPPSVIAVNGLDGGGAGENDDEPVLVSLSAAPSPQSEAVANELQELSLQPELTLGLHPGRNPNLPPLSERKNVLQLKLQQRRTREELVSQGIMPPLKSPAAFHEQRRSLERARTEDYLKRKIRSRPERSELVRMHILEETSAEPSLQAKQLKLKRARLADDLNEKIAQRPGPMELVEKNILPVESSLKEAIIVGQVNYPKVADSSSFDEDSSDALSPEQPASHESQGSVPSPLEARGSESLPTATSVSPTQVVSQLPVGPESGETLFLAEQPPLPPSLSSGTAVPTKPLPTLIKQSQPKSAGEKSQRSKKAKELKPKVKKLKYHQYIPPDQKQDKGAPPMDSSYAKILQQQQLFLQLQILNQQQQQHYNYQTILPAPPKPAGEALGNGGAPPTRSLSTSSSASSGAPGPSGLVRQNSTSLAGKPGTLPANLDDMKVAELKQELKLRSLPVSGTKTDLIERLRAYQEHVSPAPGVPKAPATASILPKAGEVVVAFPAARLSTGPALMAAGLAPAEVVVATVTSNGVVKFGSTGSTPPVSPTPSERSLLSTGDENSTPGDTFGEMVTSPLTQLTLQASPLQILVKEESPRAGPCCLSPGARAELEGRDKDQMLQEKDKQIEELTRMLRQKQQLVEWLRLQLEQEKRAQQPAPAPAPAPAPAPDPTPTPDPDPALATPGAPVKQENSFASCQLSRPPPGPDHPFSSSLAAPTAHHVDTCALVPPARVVKQEAVRAPAQATLGTTVKQENSFSSCQLSRQPPGPGHPLSPGLAATTTHHIDTCALMPPAMVVKQEAVRAPAPASLGTAVKQENSFSSCQLSRQPPGPGHPFSPSLAAPAAHHADTCALVPPARVVKQEAVPPEPEPAPAPQLLLGPQGPSLIKGVTPPTLITDSTGTHLVLTATNKNADSPGLASRSPQQPSSQPGSPAPGPPAQMDLEHPPQPLFGTPASLPKKEPPGYEEAVSQQPRQQENASSSQQMDDLFDILIQSGEISADFKEPGKEKSPSTTGACRSPLAAQPSPSAELPQAAPPPSGSPALPGRLEDFLESSTGLPLLTGGHEGPEPLSLIDDLHSQMLSSSAILDHPPSPMDTSELHFAPEPSSVGLDLADGHLDGMDWLELSSGGPVLSLAPLSTTAPSLFSTDFLDGHDLQLHWDSCL from the exons TGCTGCAGTTGAAGCTCCAGCAGCGCCGGACGCGGGAGGAACTCGTGAGCCAAGGGATCATGCCGC CTTTGAAAAGTCCAGCTGCATTTCATGAGCAGAGAAGGAGCTTGGAGCGGGCCAGG ACAGAGGACTATCTGAAACGGAAGATTCGTTCCCGGCCGGAGAGATCGGAGCTGGTCAGGATGCACATTTTGGAAG AGACCTCGGCTGAGCCTTCCCTCCAGGCCAAACAGCTGAAGCTGAAGAGAGCCAGGCTGGCCGATGACCTCAACGAGAAGATTGCACAGAGGCCTGGCCCCATGGAGCTGGTGGAGAAGAATATCCTGCCTGTGGAGTCCAGCCTGAAGGAAGCCATCATTG TGGGACAGGTAAACTACCCGAAAGTAGCGGACAGCTCTTCCTTTGATGAGGACAGCAGTGACGCCTTATCGCCTGAGCAGCCTGCCAGCCATGAGTCCCAGGGCTCAGTGCCATCACCCCTGGAAGCCCGAGGCAGCGAGTCCCTGCCCACTGCCACCTCCGTGTCCCCCACTCAG gTTGTGTCTCAACTCCCGGTGGGCCCGGAGTCCGGGGAAACGCTGTTCCTGGCGGAGcagccccctctgcctcccagcctcAGCAGCGGAACTGCCGTCCCCACCAAGCCCCTCCCCACGCTCATTAAG CAAAGCCAACCCAAGTCTGCCGGTGAGAAGTCACAACGCAGCAAGAAAGCCAAGGAGCTGAAGCCAAAGGTGAAGAAGCTCAAGTACCACCAGTACATCCCCCCGGACCAAAAGCAGGACAAGGGGGCGCCGCCCATGGACTCCTCCTATGCCAAgatcctgcagcagcagcagctcttcctgcagctccagatcctcaaccagcagcagcagcagcactacAACTACCAGACCATCCTGCCCGCCCCGCCCAA GCCAGCGGGCGAGGCTCTGGGAAATGGTGGGGCCCCCCCTACACGCAGCCTTTCCACCAGCAGCAGCGCCAGCTCGGGTGCCCCTGGGCCCAGTGGGCTGGTCCGTCAGAACAGCACCTCGCTGGCGGGGAAGCCAGGGACCCTGCCTGCTAACCTGGACGACATGAAG GTGGCAGAGCTGAAGCAAGAGCTGAAGTTGCGGTCACTGCCCGTTTCGGGCACCAAGACAGACCTGATTGAGCGCCTGCGTGCCTACCAGGAGCACGTCAGCCCTGCCCCCGGAGTGCCCAAGGCCCCCGCCACCGCCTCCATCCTGCCCAAGGCTGGCGAGGTGGTGGTGGCCTTCCCTGCGGCCCGGCTGAGCACGGGGCCCGCCCTGATGGCAGCGGGCCTGGCCCCGGCTGAGGTGGTGGTGGCCACGGTGACCAGCAATGGCGTGGTGAAATTCGGCAGCACGGGCTCCACACCCCCCGTGTCTCCTACGCCCTCGGAGCGTTCACTGCTCAGCACAGGCGACGAGAACTCCACGCCTGGGGACACCTTTGGTGAGATGGTGACGTCGCCGCTGACCCAGCTCACCCTGCAGGCCTCGCCGCTGCAGATCCTCGTGAAGGAGGAGAGCCCCCGGGCCGGGCCCTGCTGTCTGAGCCCTGGGGCGCGGGCCGAGCTGGAGGGGCGGGACAAGGACCAGATGCTGCAGGAGAAGGACAAGCAGATCGAGGAGCTGACACGCATGCTCCGGCAGAAGCAGCAGCTGGTGGAGTGGCTCCGGCTGCAGCTGGAGCAGGAGAAGCGGGCCCAGCAGCCTGCGccagccccggccccggccccggcccctgcCCCAGACCCTACCCCAACCCCAGACCCAGACCCGGCCCTGGCCACCCCCGGCGCCCCAGTGAAGCAGGAGAACAGCTTTGCCAGTTGCCAGCTGAGCAGGCCGCCCCCAGGCCCCGACCACCCCTTCAGTTCCAGCCTGGCCGCCCCCACTGCCCACCATGTAGACACTTGTGCCCTGGTGCCCCCGGCCAGGGTGGTGAAGCAGGAAGCTGTGCGGGCACCCGCCCAAGCCACCCTCGGCACCACCGTGAAGCAAGAGAACAGCTTCTCCAGCTGCCAACTGAGCAGGCAGCCCCCGGGCCCTGGTCACCCCCTCAGTCCCGGCCTGGCggccaccaccacccaccacatAGACACTTGTGCCCTCATGCCCCCAGCCATGGTGGTGAAGCAGGAAGCCGTGcgggccccggccccggcctcTCTTGGCACCGCCGTGAAGCAGGAGAACAGCTTCTCCAGCTGCCAACTGAGCAGGCAGCCCCCAGGCCCTGGTCACCCCTTCAGCCCCAGCCTAGCAGCCCCCGCTGCCCACCACGCAGACACTTGTGCCCTGGTGCCCCCAGCCAGGGTGGTGAAGCAGGAAGCCGTGCCGCCTGAGCCTGaaccagcccctgccccccagctgcTTCTGGGCCCACAGGGCCCCAGCCTCATCAAGGGGGTCACGCCTCCCACGCTCATCACTGACTCCACAGGGACCCACCTTGTCCTCACCGCGACCAATAAGAATGCAGACAGCCCGGGCCTGGCCAGCAGGAGTCCCCAGCAG CCTTCGTCCCAGCCTGGTTCTCCAGCTCCCGGCCCACCAGCCCAGATGGACCTGGAGCACCCACCACAGCCCCTTTTTGGGACCCCTGCGTCTCTGCCAAAGAAGGAGCCCCCGGGCTATGAGGAAGCCGTGAGCCAGCAGCCCAGACAGCAG GAAAATGCTTCCTCAAGCCAGCAGATGGATGACCTGTTTGACATCCTGATTCAGAGCGGAG AGATTTCAGCAGATTTCAAGGAACCAGGGAAGGAGAAGTCCCCCTCAACGACAGGAGCCTGCAGGTCACCCCTGGCCGCACAGCCCTCGCCCTCCGCCGAGCTCCCTCAGGCCGCCCCACCTCCCTCGGGCTCACCGGCCCTCCCTGGGCGcctggaggacttcctggagagCAGCACAGGGCTGCCCCTGCTGACGGGCGGGCACGAGGGGCCAGAGCCCCTCTCCCTCATCGACGACCTCCACAGCCAGATGCTGAGCAGCTCTGCCATCCTggaccaccccccctcccccatggacACCTCGGAATTGCACTTTGCACCTGAGCCCAGCAGCGTGGGCCTGGACCTGGCCGACGGCCACCTGGACGGCATGGACTGGCTGGAGCTGTCGTCAGGCGGGCCCGTGCTCagcctggccccgctcagcacCACGGCCCCCAGCCTCTTCTCCACGGACTTCCTCGATGGCCATGACCTACAGCTGCACTGGGACTCCTGCTTGTAG